Proteins encoded within one genomic window of Micromonospora halotolerans:
- a CDS encoding amino acid adenylation domain-containing protein, whose amino-acid sequence MSAPTRPGPTRRSAGRRTTGGPATVDCLHRMVAAQAARTPDAEAVRHGDHALSYRELDEAANRLARVLLRHGVTREDRVGVCLPRTPELVVALLAVLKAGTAYVPLDPAYPPARVAFMTADSGVRLVLTRADLAGRFPDTAVPVDRLDPVGDGTDPGVPATPADLAYVIYTSGSTGRPKGVAIEHRSASVLMHWVRQTFDDAELGGLLAATSVCFDLSVFEIFGPLCWGGRVLLVDDVLALAAPGADRLPVTLVNTVPSAMGELLTASALPASVRTVCLAGEPLTAALAARVWARPHVRRLCNLYGPSEDTTYSTWAEVPPDSGEPPIGRPLPQTRAYVLDPDGRPVPPGEPGELHLAGAGLARGYLDRPEETAARFRPDPFRPGERMYRTGDRVRLRPDGQLAYLGRLDDQVKLRGYRIELGEVAARLAALPGVREATAAVRPGPSGDPLLVGYLVGERRDDVRARLAEALPAPLVPATVVWLDRLPTLPNGKVDRAALPVPTLGDGTAAHTTLDGTAGTVAAVWRELLGVPVTGADADFLALGGDSLLAVRCATRLAAATGRPVRPADLFAHPTVAALAAHLDGLAADPDPVAEPPGVAPARPAPLSAAQARLWFLHRLDPADTSYLLAFAVRFGTPLDPDRLARAVRRVVDRHPALRTVFPSGPDGPVQHARPAAHGTPVVAPADPGTPLDARLRRLAAEATRMPMDLATGPLLRTHLVPDGAGRALALLLVVHHIVCDDWSFGVLVRDLARAYDTEGDPAAAPAPPAAGPATFALAQRDWLAGPAGRRAVTEVLDELRGAPDLLDLPATPPRRGWTAPARPGPPPGDGRPAGAALRTTVDAATAAAARELARAGRASLHMVGLAAFATLLGAATGRRDLLVGVAFAGRTSVAAEQSVGCHVNTLPLRLRPAPDRGFADLLAEARRVTLFAAAHQDVPFDLLVQRLRPTRRPRRNPLVQVAFGVQNAPPARHRGAAGVEFTGMELTPDTARLDLTLWLDERRDGLAALWTYRTDLFDHDGVAAWHRRFGAVLRTAAADPRRSLADCADTAGSERDE is encoded by the coding sequence GTGAGCGCCCCCACCCGACCCGGCCCGACCCGCCGGAGCGCCGGCCGGCGCACGACCGGCGGCCCGGCCACCGTCGACTGTCTGCACCGGATGGTGGCCGCGCAGGCCGCCCGCACCCCGGACGCCGAGGCGGTCCGGCACGGCGACCACGCGCTGTCCTACCGGGAGCTGGACGAGGCGGCCAACCGGCTGGCCCGGGTGCTGCTGCGGCACGGGGTGACCCGGGAGGACCGGGTGGGCGTCTGCCTGCCGCGTACCCCCGAGCTGGTGGTCGCCCTGCTCGCCGTGCTCAAGGCCGGCACCGCCTACGTGCCGCTGGATCCGGCGTACCCGCCGGCCCGGGTGGCGTTCATGACCGCCGACTCCGGGGTGCGGCTGGTGCTGACCCGCGCCGACCTCGCCGGCCGCTTCCCCGACACGGCGGTCCCGGTCGACCGGCTCGACCCGGTGGGGGACGGCACCGACCCGGGGGTGCCGGCCACGCCGGCGGACCTGGCCTACGTCATCTACACCTCCGGCTCGACCGGGCGCCCCAAGGGCGTGGCCATCGAGCACCGCTCCGCCTCGGTGCTCATGCACTGGGTCCGGCAGACCTTCGACGACGCGGAACTGGGCGGCCTCCTCGCCGCCACCTCGGTCTGCTTCGACCTGTCGGTCTTCGAGATCTTCGGCCCGCTCTGCTGGGGCGGCCGGGTGCTGCTGGTCGACGACGTGCTGGCGCTCGCCGCGCCGGGCGCGGACCGGCTGCCGGTCACCCTGGTCAACACCGTGCCCTCCGCGATGGGAGAGCTGCTCACCGCGTCGGCCCTGCCGGCGAGCGTGCGGACGGTCTGCCTGGCCGGCGAGCCGCTGACCGCCGCGCTGGCCGCCCGGGTCTGGGCCCGCCCGCACGTCCGCCGGCTCTGCAACCTCTACGGCCCGTCGGAGGACACCACCTACTCGACCTGGGCGGAGGTGCCGCCGGACAGCGGGGAGCCGCCGATCGGCCGGCCGCTGCCGCAGACCCGCGCCTACGTCCTCGACCCGGACGGCCGGCCGGTCCCGCCCGGCGAGCCGGGCGAGCTGCACCTGGCCGGGGCGGGCCTGGCCCGGGGCTATCTCGACCGGCCGGAGGAGACCGCCGCCCGGTTCCGGCCCGACCCGTTCCGGCCCGGCGAGCGGATGTACCGCACCGGCGACCGGGTCCGGCTGCGGCCGGACGGGCAGCTCGCGTACCTGGGCCGGCTCGACGACCAGGTGAAGCTGCGGGGCTACCGGATCGAGCTGGGCGAGGTGGCGGCCCGCCTCGCCGCCCTGCCCGGCGTACGCGAGGCGACCGCCGCCGTGCGGCCCGGACCGAGCGGGGACCCGCTGCTGGTCGGCTACCTGGTGGGCGAGCGGCGCGACGACGTCCGGGCCCGGCTCGCCGAGGCGCTGCCCGCCCCGCTGGTCCCCGCGACCGTGGTCTGGCTCGACCGGCTGCCCACCCTGCCCAACGGCAAGGTGGACCGGGCGGCCCTGCCCGTACCCACCCTGGGCGACGGCACCGCTGCGCACACCACACTCGACGGCACGGCCGGGACGGTCGCCGCGGTCTGGCGGGAGCTGCTCGGGGTGCCGGTGACCGGTGCCGACGCCGACTTCCTCGCCCTCGGCGGCGACTCCCTGCTCGCCGTCCGCTGCGCCACCCGACTGGCCGCCGCCACCGGCCGGCCGGTCCGGCCGGCCGACCTCTTCGCCCACCCGACCGTCGCCGCGCTGGCCGCCCACCTCGACGGGCTGGCCGCCGACCCGGATCCGGTCGCCGAGCCGCCCGGTGTCGCGCCGGCCCGTCCCGCCCCGCTCTCCGCCGCGCAGGCCCGGCTCTGGTTCCTGCACCGGCTCGACCCGGCCGACACCTCGTACCTGCTGGCCTTCGCGGTCCGGTTCGGCACGCCGCTGGACCCGGACCGGCTGGCCCGCGCGGTGCGCCGGGTGGTGGACCGGCATCCGGCCCTGCGCACGGTCTTCCCGTCCGGACCCGACGGGCCGGTGCAGCACGCCCGCCCCGCCGCCCACGGCACGCCGGTCGTCGCGCCGGCCGACCCGGGCACACCGCTCGACGCCCGGCTGCGCCGGCTCGCCGCCGAGGCCACCCGGATGCCCATGGACCTGGCCACCGGTCCGCTGCTCCGCACCCACCTCGTGCCGGACGGTGCCGGCCGCGCGCTGGCGCTGCTGCTGGTCGTGCACCACATCGTCTGCGACGACTGGTCGTTCGGCGTGCTGGTGCGGGACCTGGCGCGGGCGTACGACACCGAGGGCGACCCCGCGGCGGCGCCCGCACCGCCGGCGGCCGGCCCGGCGACGTTCGCCCTGGCCCAGCGGGACTGGCTGGCCGGGCCGGCGGGGCGGCGGGCCGTCACCGAGGTGCTGGACGAGCTGCGCGGCGCACCGGACCTGCTCGACCTGCCCGCCACCCCACCCCGGCGCGGCTGGACCGCTCCGGCCCGGCCGGGTCCGCCGCCCGGCGACGGCCGGCCGGCCGGTGCCGCGCTGCGGACCACCGTGGACGCCGCCACCGCCGCAGCGGCCCGCGAGCTGGCCCGGGCCGGGCGGGCCAGCCTGCACATGGTCGGGCTGGCCGCGTTCGCCACCCTGCTCGGCGCCGCCACCGGCCGGCGTGACCTACTCGTCGGCGTCGCCTTCGCCGGCCGGACCAGCGTCGCCGCCGAGCAGAGCGTCGGCTGCCACGTCAACACGCTCCCGCTGCGGCTGCGGCCGGCGCCCGACCGCGGCTTCGCCGACCTGCTCGCCGAGGCCCGCCGGGTCACCCTGTTCGCCGCCGCCCACCAGGACGTCCCCTTCGACCTCCTGGTGCAGCGGCTGCGGCCCACCCGGCGGCCGCGGCGCAACCCGCTGGTCCAGGTCGCCTTCGGGGTGCAGAACGCCCCGCCGGCCCGGCACCGCGGCGCGGCCGGGGTCGAGTTCACCGGCATGGAACTCACCCCGGACACCGCCCGGCTCGACCTGACGCTCTGGCTCGACGAGCGGCGGGACGGGCTGGCGGCGCTCTGGACCTACCGCACCGACCTGTTCGACCACGACGGCGTGGCCGCGTGGCACCGCCGGTTCGGCGCGGTGCTGCGTACCGCCGCCGCCGACCCCCGGCGCAGTCTCGCCGACTGCGCCGACACCGCTGGGAGTGAGAGAGATGAGTGA
- a CDS encoding TauD/TfdA family dioxygenase, whose amino-acid sequence MSEQNRVARTIPRRGRERNLVDVRPDWPGGPLPALVRANVPDVDLTGWLAGHRDEVDELARRAGAVLFRGFAVAGADDFRAVMAALSGDVLSYGERSSPRSQVTEGVYTSTEHPADQPIVLHNEQSYTVNWPLRIVFHCEVEPAAGGRTPLADSRRVLARLRPETVAGFERRGVLYRRNYLPGISLSWQTAFQTERREEVEAYCARALIDVEWVGDRQLRTRQVRPAVRRHPVTGERTWFNHALFFHVTSLPDDVSAGLRAALGEEDLPYQTAYGDGTPIPDDVLAELRAAYAAETRSFAWQRGDVLLVENMLAAHARDPFTPPRRILTAMSDPVAAPELAEALRAGTVAAPAGGPA is encoded by the coding sequence ATGAGTGAGCAGAACCGGGTCGCGCGGACCATCCCCCGCCGCGGCCGCGAGCGGAACCTGGTGGACGTGCGCCCCGACTGGCCGGGCGGGCCGCTGCCGGCGCTGGTGCGCGCCAACGTGCCCGACGTCGACCTGACCGGCTGGCTGGCCGGCCACCGCGACGAGGTCGACGAGCTGGCCCGGCGCGCCGGAGCCGTGCTGTTCCGCGGCTTCGCCGTGGCCGGCGCCGACGACTTCCGCGCCGTCATGGCGGCCCTCTCCGGCGACGTGCTCTCCTACGGCGAACGTTCCTCACCGCGCAGCCAGGTTACCGAGGGGGTGTACACCTCCACCGAGCACCCGGCCGACCAGCCGATCGTGCTGCACAACGAGCAGTCGTACACGGTGAACTGGCCACTGCGGATCGTCTTCCACTGCGAGGTCGAGCCGGCCGCCGGCGGGCGCACCCCCCTCGCGGACAGCCGCCGGGTGCTGGCCCGCCTCCGCCCGGAGACGGTCGCCGGGTTCGAGCGGCGCGGGGTGCTCTACCGGCGCAACTACCTGCCCGGCATCAGCCTCTCCTGGCAGACCGCGTTCCAGACCGAGCGGCGCGAGGAGGTCGAGGCGTACTGCGCCCGGGCGCTCATCGACGTGGAGTGGGTGGGCGACCGGCAGCTGCGGACCCGGCAGGTCCGGCCGGCGGTGCGCCGGCACCCGGTCACCGGGGAGCGGACCTGGTTCAACCACGCGCTGTTCTTCCACGTCACCTCGCTGCCCGACGACGTCAGCGCCGGCCTGCGGGCCGCCCTCGGCGAGGAGGACCTGCCCTACCAGACCGCGTACGGGGACGGCACACCCATCCCCGACGACGTGCTGGCCGAGCTGCGGGCCGCGTACGCCGCGGAGACCCGCTCCTTCGCCTGGCAGCGCGGCGACGTGCTGCTGGTGGAGAACATGCTGGCCGCGCACGCCCGGGATCCGTTCACCCCGCCCCGGCGCATCCTCACCGCGATGTCCGACCCGGTCGCCGCACCCGAGCTGGCCGAGGCGCTGCGGGCCGGCACCGTGGCCGCCCCGGCGGGAGGCCCGGCATGA
- a CDS encoding TauD/TfdA family dioxygenase: protein MSGPAPRRRSTGTVTAPVTRRVLVDEEFVLLVEAAVPDLDLAGWLAGRRDELLADLDRHGAVFFRGFEVRTPDDFSLAARAVSPDLLGYLERAAPRHEVADRVFTSTEFNAEQWIPLHHEMSYSHNWPTHLYFWCAQPATGSGGATPLASERVITPLIPADVREPFLRAGVSYVRNYGPHLDLPWQEAFQTSDRAEVEAYCAASATEFTWLGSDGLRTRARRQAVATHPRTGETVWFNHAHLFHVSNMPAEVSGALLREYGPDGLPRNAYYGDGEPIPDEVVTGIRELYRQHAVSVPWQRGDVLVVDNFLATHGREPFRGDRQILVAMSDLYVNRSVV, encoded by the coding sequence ATGAGCGGGCCGGCGCCCCGGCGGCGCTCCACCGGCACGGTCACCGCACCGGTGACCCGGCGGGTGCTCGTGGACGAGGAGTTCGTGCTGCTCGTCGAGGCCGCCGTGCCCGACCTCGACCTGGCCGGCTGGCTCGCCGGCCGCCGCGACGAGCTGCTGGCCGACCTGGACCGCCACGGCGCGGTGTTCTTCCGCGGCTTCGAGGTACGCACCCCCGACGACTTCAGCCTGGCCGCCCGGGCGGTCAGCCCGGACCTGCTCGGCTACCTGGAGCGGGCCGCGCCCCGGCACGAGGTCGCCGACCGGGTGTTCACCTCCACGGAGTTCAACGCCGAGCAGTGGATCCCGCTGCACCACGAGATGTCGTACTCGCACAACTGGCCGACGCACCTCTACTTCTGGTGCGCGCAGCCGGCCACGGGCAGCGGCGGCGCCACCCCGCTGGCCAGCGAGCGGGTCATCACGCCGCTGATCCCGGCCGACGTGCGGGAGCCGTTCCTCCGCGCCGGCGTGAGCTACGTGCGCAACTACGGCCCGCACCTGGACCTGCCCTGGCAGGAGGCGTTCCAGACCAGCGACCGGGCGGAGGTGGAGGCGTACTGCGCCGCCTCGGCGACCGAGTTCACCTGGCTGGGCTCCGACGGGCTGCGGACCCGGGCCCGCCGGCAGGCGGTGGCCACGCACCCGCGTACCGGGGAGACGGTCTGGTTCAACCACGCCCACCTGTTCCACGTCTCCAACATGCCGGCCGAGGTGTCCGGCGCGCTACTGCGCGAGTACGGCCCGGACGGGCTGCCCCGCAACGCCTACTACGGCGACGGCGAGCCGATCCCCGACGAGGTGGTCACCGGCATCCGCGAGCTGTACCGGCAGCACGCCGTCTCGGTGCCCTGGCAGCGCGGCGACGTGCTGGTGGTGGACAACTTCCTGGCCACCCACGGCCGGGAACCCTTCCGCGGCGACCGGCAGATCCTGGTCGCCATGTCCGACCTCTACGTGAACCGGAGTGTGGTGTGA
- a CDS encoding non-ribosomal peptide synthetase, giving the protein MNGYRLSPIQRLAWAGKQDLVRARVRLDRPLDRARLQAAVDTVVARHEALRLTLVHHPGLRVPLQDVDDARAVTVGAQGDLSVTLTDDALEVAATPLIADPASLRLLLADLARAYAGEALPEDPEALQFLDVAEWQLEEREQAPAAEPAAPAARLVTPHGDDPSAVVTATVPATVLADAARDGGVAPGTVLLAAWAVAVSRRAEAPDGADEADLVLARWSDGRQADGTAGVVGPLGGYGPLRLPLPLPASAADLLTLVGAAEAAADETFHLVDPVDEQSGAVAGFALRPAVGPSTVAGLGGTTVTVADPASATGPQLTALSDGDLVTLRVVGGQWLLDALLAVLRTLPAALTGDAPLSLLGDAEAGWLADAAGTPSEAPGRTLVDLLDAGLAGMAGDAPAVVAADGAYTAGELRDRAARVAGALAARGLAGVPVGVLAARSRDTVVAFLGVLRAGAVFVPLDPDAPPARLAAQLRAVGAEVVIGAGGPATVSVADLVAAGGPPPATAPVPADPAYVIFTSGSTGTPRPVRVSHRAAAHLAGALEQTVYAGSRPGLRVAVNAPLTFDASVKQLVQLGHGRGLYLVPEEVRRDGAALAAALADQRVDVLDLTPAQLRILLAGAGDTPLPGLLLLGGEAVPPDLWEAVAALPGVRAVNLYGPTECTVDTSAAEIRAGDAPSIGRPLPGVAVWVLDERLRPVPPGVAGELCVSGPQLADGYLGDPETTARRFVEVALPTGRTARVYRTGDRVRFDAGRRLRYLGRLDDQVKIHGFRVEPGEVAAVLRGHPEVADAAVVARDDDGYGDRLVAYVRPGAGPAPTVDVDRIAGVNPHETRYLYDEIFVQQVYLRDGIVLRPGATVLDVGANIGMFSLFVHAVCPDATIHAFEPVPSVVDVLRRNVAEFGVPATVHGFGLSRAAGEVSFTYYPGYSMMSGHAAYADPAAEVAVIKRYLTNERDAGAGERDVLLGRVDELLAERFAGRRLTVPVRPLSAVLDELAPERIDLLKIDVQRAEADVLAGLEDRHWPLIAQVAMEVHDAPGTDTAGRLAELVAIFEARGFTVVTRQDDLLAGTDRHTLHAVRPAYAADPRPPVVTPAAPAAGPLSERLPGWLADRLPAHLLPAAVVLLDELPLTRNGKLDRAALPAPRLGRPGAGGGVPPANRAEEILVEAWREVLGVADFGVTDSFFALGGDSIRSIQMQVAAQKRGLSFQLNDIFTHQTIRELVAHGQLTLDGVETAPGGAETGRFALVAAADRERLPDGLADAYPMTALQQGMVYHGELTGDPAMYHNVTAHRIAAPLDAAALRRALAGLVAAHPVLRTGFALGAYSEPLQLVHADVPVEVPVTDLAAADPQARRARIDDLMAEERVRPFDWTRPPLLRLHAVREDADAFTLVVAEYHGILDGWSLHRFLTDLLAAYDAERAGRARPADPGLPFREYVAAERRALADPATRRFWLDGAGAARPLLLGGAQPRTTTTQRVPLKAGTTEVVAAAARAAGVPVKSWLLAAHLRLIGELAGRDDVVSGLVVGGRPEGEGSDATLGLFLNTLPVSVALGTRSPAELAAEVWRAERELMGHHRFPLAEIVRAGGGVPRFDHFFNWTHFPPGPAGGGSRIADSRGITVDVAFSLAVDAELDAGTGRLALTVQYDHRHVPAERVDALADGFRRLLAADPAAPLPPVADAGPAGDARGEWAARVAGAWREVLGTAPRDPATDFRAAGGDSLRALRLVTVLRQRHGSDLTLPEFTALGSYGALVDRVARS; this is encoded by the coding sequence GTGAACGGATACCGTCTGTCGCCGATCCAGCGCCTGGCCTGGGCCGGCAAGCAGGACCTGGTCCGGGCGCGGGTCCGGCTCGACCGGCCGCTGGACCGGGCCCGGTTGCAGGCCGCCGTCGACACGGTGGTGGCCCGGCACGAGGCGCTGCGGCTCACCCTGGTGCACCACCCCGGGCTGCGGGTGCCGTTGCAGGACGTGGACGACGCCCGCGCCGTGACGGTCGGGGCGCAGGGCGACCTGTCGGTCACGCTGACCGACGACGCGCTGGAGGTGGCCGCCACCCCGCTGATCGCCGACCCGGCCAGCCTGCGGCTGCTCCTCGCCGACCTGGCGCGGGCCTACGCCGGCGAGGCGCTGCCGGAGGACCCGGAGGCGTTGCAGTTCCTGGACGTGGCCGAGTGGCAGCTGGAGGAGCGGGAGCAGGCCCCGGCCGCCGAGCCGGCCGCACCGGCCGCCCGGCTGGTCACCCCGCACGGCGACGACCCGAGCGCGGTCGTCACCGCCACGGTGCCCGCCACCGTGCTGGCCGACGCCGCGCGGGACGGGGGCGTCGCGCCGGGCACCGTGCTGCTGGCCGCCTGGGCCGTCGCCGTGTCCCGCCGGGCCGAGGCGCCGGACGGGGCCGACGAGGCGGACCTGGTGCTGGCCCGGTGGAGCGACGGCCGGCAGGCCGACGGCACCGCCGGGGTGGTGGGCCCGCTGGGCGGCTACGGCCCGCTGCGGCTGCCCCTGCCGCTGCCGGCCTCCGCCGCGGACCTGCTCACGCTGGTCGGTGCCGCCGAGGCCGCGGCCGACGAGACGTTCCACCTGGTCGACCCGGTGGACGAGCAGTCCGGTGCGGTCGCCGGCTTCGCGCTGCGCCCCGCCGTGGGTCCGTCCACCGTGGCCGGTCTCGGCGGGACCACGGTGACCGTCGCCGACCCGGCGTCGGCCACCGGCCCGCAACTCACCGCGCTGTCCGACGGCGACCTCGTCACCCTGCGGGTGGTCGGCGGGCAGTGGCTGCTCGACGCGCTGCTGGCGGTCCTGCGCACCCTGCCCGCCGCGCTCACCGGGGACGCCCCGCTGTCCCTGCTCGGCGACGCGGAGGCCGGCTGGCTGGCCGACGCGGCGGGGACCCCGTCCGAGGCGCCCGGCCGCACCCTCGTTGACCTTCTGGACGCGGGCCTGGCCGGGATGGCCGGGGACGCTCCGGCGGTGGTCGCCGCCGACGGCGCGTACACCGCCGGTGAGCTGCGCGACCGGGCCGCGCGGGTGGCCGGCGCCCTCGCGGCGCGCGGCCTGGCCGGCGTGCCGGTCGGGGTGCTCGCCGCCCGGTCCCGGGACACCGTGGTGGCCTTCCTCGGCGTGCTGCGGGCCGGGGCGGTGTTCGTGCCGCTGGACCCGGACGCCCCGCCGGCGCGCCTCGCCGCCCAGCTCCGGGCAGTCGGCGCGGAGGTCGTGATCGGCGCCGGCGGCCCGGCGACCGTGAGCGTCGCGGACCTGGTCGCGGCCGGCGGCCCGCCGCCGGCCACGGCGCCGGTCCCGGCCGACCCGGCCTACGTGATCTTCACGTCCGGCTCCACGGGGACGCCCCGCCCGGTGCGGGTGTCCCACCGCGCTGCGGCGCACCTCGCCGGCGCGCTGGAGCAGACGGTGTACGCGGGCAGCCGCCCCGGCCTGCGCGTCGCGGTCAACGCCCCGCTCACCTTCGACGCCTCGGTCAAGCAGCTCGTGCAGCTCGGCCACGGGCGCGGCCTCTACCTGGTGCCCGAGGAGGTCCGCCGGGACGGCGCGGCGCTGGCCGCCGCACTGGCCGACCAGCGCGTCGACGTGCTCGACCTGACCCCCGCCCAGCTGCGCATCCTGCTCGCCGGCGCCGGCGACACCCCGCTGCCCGGCCTGCTGCTGCTCGGCGGCGAGGCGGTCCCGCCGGACCTGTGGGAGGCGGTGGCGGCGCTGCCCGGCGTCCGCGCGGTCAACCTGTACGGCCCGACCGAGTGCACGGTGGACACCAGCGCCGCGGAGATCCGCGCCGGGGACGCCCCGAGCATCGGCCGGCCGCTGCCCGGCGTCGCGGTCTGGGTGCTCGACGAGCGGCTACGGCCGGTGCCGCCGGGCGTGGCCGGGGAGCTCTGCGTCAGCGGCCCGCAGCTCGCCGACGGGTACCTGGGCGACCCGGAGACCACGGCCCGGCGGTTCGTGGAGGTGGCCCTGCCGACCGGGCGCACCGCGCGGGTGTACCGGACCGGCGACCGGGTCCGCTTCGACGCCGGCCGGCGGCTGCGCTACCTGGGCCGCCTGGACGACCAGGTGAAGATCCACGGGTTCCGGGTGGAGCCGGGCGAGGTGGCGGCCGTCCTGCGCGGGCACCCCGAGGTCGCCGACGCCGCCGTGGTGGCCCGCGACGACGACGGGTACGGCGACCGCCTCGTCGCCTACGTCCGGCCCGGCGCCGGCCCGGCCCCGACCGTCGACGTCGACCGGATCGCCGGGGTCAACCCGCACGAGACCCGCTACCTGTACGACGAGATCTTCGTCCAGCAGGTCTACCTGCGCGACGGCATCGTGCTGCGGCCCGGGGCGACCGTGCTCGACGTGGGCGCGAACATCGGCATGTTCTCGCTCTTCGTCCACGCCGTCTGCCCGGACGCGACCATCCACGCGTTCGAGCCGGTGCCGTCGGTGGTCGACGTGCTGCGGCGCAACGTCGCCGAGTTCGGCGTGCCGGCCACGGTGCACGGGTTCGGGCTGTCCCGGGCGGCCGGGGAGGTCTCCTTCACCTACTACCCGGGCTACTCGATGATGTCCGGCCACGCCGCGTACGCCGACCCGGCCGCCGAGGTGGCGGTGATCAAGCGGTACCTGACCAACGAGCGGGACGCGGGCGCGGGCGAGCGGGACGTCCTGCTCGGCCGGGTCGACGAGCTGCTCGCCGAGCGCTTCGCCGGCCGGCGGCTCACCGTGCCGGTCCGGCCGCTCTCGGCCGTCCTGGACGAGCTCGCCCCGGAGCGGATCGACCTGCTGAAGATCGACGTGCAGCGGGCCGAGGCGGACGTGCTGGCCGGGCTGGAGGACCGGCACTGGCCGCTGATCGCGCAGGTCGCCATGGAGGTGCACGACGCGCCCGGCACCGACACCGCGGGCCGGCTGGCCGAGCTGGTCGCGATCTTCGAGGCGCGCGGCTTCACCGTGGTCACCCGGCAGGACGACCTGCTGGCCGGCACCGACCGGCACACCCTGCACGCCGTGCGCCCCGCGTACGCCGCCGACCCGCGCCCGCCCGTGGTCACACCGGCCGCGCCGGCGGCCGGCCCGCTGTCCGAGCGGCTGCCCGGCTGGCTGGCCGACCGGCTCCCCGCCCACCTGCTCCCGGCCGCCGTGGTGCTCCTCGACGAGCTGCCGCTGACCCGCAACGGCAAGCTCGACCGGGCGGCGCTGCCCGCGCCGCGCCTCGGCCGGCCCGGCGCCGGCGGGGGCGTCCCGCCCGCCAACCGGGCCGAGGAGATCCTGGTCGAGGCGTGGCGCGAGGTGCTCGGGGTGGCGGACTTCGGGGTGACCGACAGCTTCTTCGCCCTCGGCGGCGACTCGATCCGCAGCATCCAGATGCAGGTGGCGGCGCAGAAGCGCGGGCTGTCCTTCCAGCTCAACGACATCTTCACGCACCAGACGATCCGGGAGCTGGTCGCGCACGGGCAGCTCACCCTCGACGGCGTCGAGACGGCGCCCGGCGGGGCGGAGACCGGCCGCTTCGCCCTGGTGGCCGCCGCCGACCGGGAGCGGCTGCCGGACGGGCTCGCGGACGCGTACCCGATGACCGCCCTCCAGCAGGGCATGGTCTACCACGGCGAGCTGACCGGCGACCCGGCCATGTACCACAACGTCACGGCGCACCGGATCGCCGCGCCGCTGGACGCGGCGGCGCTGCGCCGCGCGCTGGCCGGGCTGGTGGCCGCCCACCCGGTGCTGCGGACCGGGTTCGCGCTGGGCGCGTACTCGGAGCCGTTGCAGCTCGTGCACGCAGACGTGCCGGTCGAGGTGCCGGTGACCGACCTGGCCGCCGCCGACCCGCAGGCCCGGCGGGCGCGGATCGACGACCTGATGGCCGAGGAGCGGGTACGCCCCTTCGACTGGACCCGCCCGCCGCTGCTGCGGCTGCACGCCGTGCGGGAGGACGCCGACGCGTTCACGCTGGTCGTCGCGGAGTACCACGGCATCCTCGACGGCTGGAGCCTGCACCGGTTCCTCACCGACCTGCTGGCCGCGTACGACGCCGAACGGGCCGGCCGGGCGCGCCCGGCCGACCCCGGCCTGCCGTTCCGGGAGTACGTGGCGGCCGAGCGGCGCGCCCTGGCCGACCCGGCCACCCGCCGGTTCTGGCTGGACGGCGCCGGCGCGGCGCGGCCGCTGCTGCTCGGCGGGGCGCAGCCCCGGACCACCACCACCCAGCGGGTGCCGCTGAAGGCGGGCACCACCGAGGTCGTCGCCGCGGCGGCCCGGGCCGCCGGGGTGCCGGTCAAGTCCTGGCTGCTCGCCGCCCACCTCCGACTGATCGGCGAGCTGGCCGGCCGGGACGACGTGGTCAGCGGCCTGGTGGTCGGGGGCCGGCCGGAGGGCGAGGGCAGCGACGCCACCCTCGGGCTGTTCCTCAACACCCTGCCGGTGAGCGTGGCGCTGGGCACCCGGTCGCCGGCCGAGCTGGCCGCCGAGGTGTGGCGGGCCGAGCGGGAGCTGATGGGGCACCACCGCTTCCCGCTCGCCGAGATCGTCCGCGCCGGCGGGGGCGTCCCCCGCTTCGACCACTTCTTCAACTGGACCCACTTCCCGCCCGGTCCGGCCGGCGGCGGCAGCCGCATCGCGGACAGCCGGGGCATCACCGTCGACGTGGCGTTCAGCCTCGCCGTCGACGCCGAACTGGACGCCGGGACCGGACGGCTGGCCCTCACCGTCCAGTACGACCACCGGCACGTGCCCGCGGAGCGGGTGGACGCGCTCGCCGACGGCTTCCGCCGGCTGCTCGCCGCCGATCCGGCCGCACCGCTGCCGCCCGTCGCCGACGCCGGGCCGGCCGGCGACGCGCGCGGCGAGTGGGCCGCCCGGGTGGCGGGGGCCTGGCGGGAGGTGCTCGGGACCGCGCCGCGCGACCCCGCCACCGACTTCCGGGCCGCCGGCGGGGACTCGCTGCGCGCCCTGCGGCTGGTCACCGTGCTGCGGCAGCGCCACGGCAGCGACCTCACGCTGCCCGAGTTCACGGCGCTCGGCAGCTACGGCGCGCTGGTGGACCGGGTGGCGCGCTCGTGA